In the genome of Pseudanabaena sp. BC1403, one region contains:
- a CDS encoding leucine-rich repeat domain-containing protein has protein sequence MKSFWCFSIFSVTTLLLSFQVPQAKADQTNHQSFEQWCLQKDSLSIETKYTIKVLLEKSGTQDCKLADKNLNTLPTLDLSGYQISDVNPIAALTNLTKLAIALSAIRDIKPLGNLTKLTELYLGGNQISDIKALASLTNLTSLNLNGNQIRDIAK, from the coding sequence ATGAAATCATTTTGGTGCTTTAGTATTTTCTCGGTCACTACATTGCTCCTATCATTTCAAGTTCCACAAGCAAAAGCAGATCAAACTAATCATCAAAGTTTTGAGCAATGGTGTTTACAAAAAGATTCTCTTTCAATAGAGACTAAGTATACGATCAAAGTGTTGCTTGAAAAGTCTGGGACACAAGATTGTAAATTAGCTGATAAAAATCTTAATACTCTACCTACCCTCGATTTAAGCGGATATCAAATCAGTGATGTTAATCCCATTGCTGCTTTGACCAATTTGACGAAACTTGCGATCGCTTTGAGTGCAATCAGAGATATTAAACCACTTGGCAATTTGACTAAACTAACTGAACTCTATCTCGGAGGCAATCAAATCTCTGATATTAAGGCTCTCGCAAGTTTGACCAATTTGACTTCCTTAAATCTTAACGGGAATCAAATCAGAGATATAGCAAAGTAA
- a CDS encoding leucine-rich repeat domain-containing protein, with protein MKLFLPLGIFSITTLLLSFQVPNVEALPADNQSFEQWCLQKDSLPDETKKTVEVLLKKAGTQDCKLADTKLNSLTALDLSSNRISDVKPLASLTKLNRLFLADNQIINTNPLANSPNLTHLNLGKNQISDVKALVGLTNLIFLDLSRNQISDVKPLAGLSKLIYLDLDENKISDVKPLEGLTNLEALLAQKNQISDVKPIAGLINLTSLFLSNNQISDVKPLTGLTKLNFLFLSNNQISDVKPLTGLTKLASLYLGNNQITDVKPLTGLTKLTNLYLGENQITDVSPLTGLISLTELYLGANKISDVTPLAGMTKLTRLYIGINKISDVKPLAGMTKLNFLNIYNNQITDLKPLAGMTNLTEISLGINKISDVKPLAGMTKLNWLYLGENQISDVSPLSNLTNLTRLYLFVNKISDVKPLSNLTNLNILVLSGNKISDAEPLTGLTNLNILSLSQNKISDIKPLTGMTKLIELYLQDNQIIEVKPLASLTSLTKLNLLNNKIIDFKSLESLTNLTDFSIGVN; from the coding sequence ATGAAATTATTTTTGCCTCTTGGTATTTTCTCGATCACTACATTGCTCCTATCATTTCAAGTTCCAAATGTAGAAGCACTCCCAGCAGATAATCAAAGCTTTGAGCAGTGGTGTTTACAAAAAGATTCGCTTCCAGACGAGACCAAGAAAACAGTTGAGGTATTGCTCAAAAAAGCTGGCACACAAGACTGCAAATTAGCTGATACGAAACTCAATAGTCTAACGGCGCTTGATCTTAGCAGTAATCGCATCAGCGATGTCAAGCCCCTTGCAAGTTTGACTAAGTTGAATAGGCTTTTTCTCGCTGACAACCAAATCATTAATACTAATCCTCTTGCAAATTCACCTAATTTGACTCATCTAAATCTTGGGAAAAATCAAATCAGTGATGTTAAGGCTTTAGTGGGACTAACTAATTTGATTTTTCTCGATCTTAGTCGCAATCAAATTAGTGATGTCAAGCCACTTGCAGGTTTGAGTAAGTTGATTTACCTTGATCTTGACGAGAATAAAATTAGTGATGTCAAGCCACTTGAGGGTTTGACTAACTTGGAGGCGCTTCTTGCCCAAAAAAATCAAATTAGTGATGTCAAGCCGATTGCAGGTTTAATTAACTTGACGAGCCTCTTTCTCTCCAACAATCAAATCAGTGATGTCAAACCACTTACAGGTTTGACTAAGTTGAATTTTCTATTTCTCTCCAACAATCAAATCAGTGATGTCAAACCACTTACAGGTTTGACTAAGTTGGCAAGTCTCTATCTTGGCAACAATCAAATTACTGATGTTAAACCACTTACAGGTTTGACTAAGTTGACAAATCTCTATCTCGGCGAAAATCAAATCACCGATGTGAGCCCGCTTACAGGTTTGATATCACTGACAGAACTCTATCTTGGCGCAAATAAAATCAGCGATGTTACCCCCCTTGCAGGTATGACTAAGCTGACAAGACTTTATATCGGCATTAATAAAATCAGCGATGTCAAGCCTCTTGCAGGTATGACTAAGTTGAATTTTCTAAATATCTACAACAATCAAATCACTGATCTTAAACCCCTTGCAGGTATGACTAATTTGACTGAGATCTCTCTAGGCATTAATAAAATCAGTGATGTCAAGCCTCTTGCAGGTATGACTAAGTTAAATTGGCTATATCTCGGTGAAAATCAAATCAGTGATGTGAGTCCGTTGTCAAATTTGACTAATTTGACGAGACTCTATCTCTTTGTCAATAAAATTAGTGATGTCAAACCTCTATCGAATTTGACTAATTTGAATATACTAGTTCTCTCTGGGAACAAAATCAGTGATGCCGAACCCCTTACAGGTTTGACTAATTTGAATATACTCTCTCTCTCTCAGAACAAAATCAGTGATATCAAACCACTTACAGGTATGACTAAGTTGATTGAACTCTATCTGCAAGATAATCAAATCATTGAGGTTAAGCCTCTTGCGAGTTTGACTAGTTTGACAAAACTTAATCTTCTCAATAATAAAATTATTGATTTTAAATCTCTTGAGAGCTTGACTAATTTAACAGACTTTTCTATAGGAGTAAATTAA
- a CDS encoding NAD(P)-dependent alcohol dehydrogenase: MTTSNPLPIFEGNHLRNDKMKAIVQTEYGSPDVLSLKEVDKPVVADNKVLVKIRASSVNAGDWHLMRGDPFFIRLIFGGFLKPKIQILGVDIAGQVEAIGKNVTEFQVGDEVFGDLSECGFGAFAEYVCVIASALALKPTNTSYEQAATVPTAALTALQGLRDCGEIQSGQQVLINGASGGVGSFAVQIAKAFGAEVTAVCSTNKMEMMKAISADHIIDYTQIDVTKNGQQYDLILDAAAYRSVFDYKAILKTGGTYILVGGSIGRLFQVMFFSSLISRIMHRKVKFVTAKPNQSDLAILRDLIEAEKIVPFIDRTYSLSDVPMAIRHLEERKVRGKVAINV; this comes from the coding sequence ATGACAACATCAAATCCTCTCCCTATTTTTGAAGGGAATCACCTACGGAATGACAAAATGAAAGCGATCGTCCAGACTGAATATGGTTCACCAGATGTATTGAGTCTGAAAGAAGTTGACAAGCCCGTAGTAGCAGATAATAAAGTGCTGGTAAAAATTCGCGCTTCCTCCGTCAATGCTGGCGACTGGCATCTGATGCGTGGAGATCCATTCTTTATTCGCCTAATATTTGGGGGCTTCCTCAAGCCTAAAATCCAAATCCTCGGCGTAGATATCGCTGGACAAGTGGAAGCTATTGGCAAGAACGTTACCGAGTTTCAGGTGGGTGATGAGGTATTTGGTGATCTTTCAGAGTGTGGTTTTGGCGCATTTGCAGAGTATGTCTGTGTGATCGCATCAGCATTGGCGCTCAAGCCGACTAACACCTCATATGAGCAAGCTGCAACCGTTCCTACTGCTGCTCTTACAGCACTTCAGGGACTGCGAGACTGTGGGGAAATTCAATCTGGTCAACAGGTATTGATCAATGGTGCATCGGGCGGCGTAGGGTCTTTTGCAGTGCAGATTGCTAAAGCCTTCGGGGCAGAGGTGACTGCGGTATGTAGTACAAACAAAATGGAGATGATGAAAGCGATCAGCGCAGACCACATCATCGATTACACCCAAATAGATGTCACAAAAAATGGACAGCAATACGACCTCATCTTGGATGCTGCCGCCTATCGATCAGTATTCGACTACAAAGCAATATTGAAGACTGGGGGAACCTATATTCTCGTTGGTGGTTCTATTGGCAGATTGTTCCAAGTGATGTTTTTCAGTTCTTTGATTTCGAGAATAATGCATCGCAAAGTAAAGTTTGTAACTGCTAAACCCAATCAATCGGATTTGGCTATTTTACGGGATTTGATTGAAGCTGAAAAAATTGTTCCTTTTATTGATCGCACGTACAGTCTGAGCGATGTGCCGATGGCAATTCGCCACCTCGAAGAGAGGAAAGTGCGGGGGAAAGTTGCCATTAATGTTTGA
- a CDS encoding tetratricopeptide repeat protein — MMLLNKNMIAHLGMIGLGAGILWGIAPSPVQANDRSVLCSNRQMTTQVALTTPEYFAAICSRGYLDQSTGCYVPTEYYYVGQSRSTKETLTVPRGIIEVSQQPPITIYKATERINTYQIATSGPQTREPWTSLSIFENGRRIYHHKVNDYLGDRQCRPQYQPVPIPSSSFTLPFPKFEPIPEPKLVPFPKIPPSLTLPLPNLYLPQRSDKTIEGYSRQIAANPNNLKAYFARGNRYYDLKRYQEAIADYKQVIRLKPNHAISHFNQGVSYYRANNPKEALVSFEAAIAHALVSDPQSPLLAMFYNNLGIVQRDQLPIAQASSVFLEAIKINPNYALSYYNRGLLIQSFRGNELAIADYTKAIKLSPLFVMAYLNRGRAYYDYDSTASDYAVNTVNALTGAAIDNTKNYQQAIADYTAATNIDPTNALAYFQRGIVHYRMKNYDQAIADFTQAITLDNNYLDAYTNLGIVYAEGKKDYGRAIFYFGRTKEKNPQYAPSYYNLAVGYAALTPKDSGLIDAYYKKAIALDRQYESDYHKDLSQQHYAFQDDYELIPALAEIIVPSDPLTSRKKT; from the coding sequence ATGATGCTATTAAACAAAAATATGATCGCCCATTTGGGAATGATTGGGCTTGGGGCAGGAATATTATGGGGAATAGCACCGTCGCCAGTTCAGGCTAATGATCGCTCTGTGCTTTGTAGTAATCGCCAAATGACCACCCAAGTGGCATTGACAACACCAGAATATTTTGCAGCAATTTGTAGTCGAGGTTATCTGGATCAAAGCACTGGCTGTTATGTGCCAACAGAATATTATTACGTGGGTCAATCTCGTAGTACCAAGGAAACATTAACTGTGCCACGAGGGATCATTGAAGTCTCACAGCAGCCCCCAATAACGATTTACAAAGCAACGGAACGTATTAACACCTATCAGATTGCTACCAGTGGTCCCCAAACCCGTGAGCCTTGGACATCTCTATCTATCTTTGAGAATGGACGACGGATTTACCATCACAAAGTGAATGATTATTTGGGCGATCGCCAATGCCGTCCTCAATATCAACCTGTGCCAATTCCCTCATCTTCTTTTACGCTTCCATTTCCCAAGTTCGAGCCTATACCAGAACCTAAGTTAGTGCCTTTTCCGAAGATACCACCATCTCTTACGCTTCCATTGCCCAACTTATATCTGCCCCAACGTTCAGACAAAACCATTGAGGGCTACAGTCGGCAAATTGCAGCTAATCCTAACAACTTAAAAGCTTATTTTGCCCGAGGTAATCGCTATTACGATTTGAAGCGCTATCAAGAAGCGATCGCCGATTATAAACAAGTGATTCGCCTAAAACCAAATCACGCAATCTCCCATTTTAATCAGGGAGTCAGCTATTATCGCGCCAACAATCCTAAGGAAGCATTGGTTTCATTTGAGGCAGCGATCGCACATGCTTTAGTGTCTGATCCCCAATCGCCTTTGTTAGCCATGTTTTATAACAATTTGGGGATAGTTCAAAGAGATCAATTACCGATTGCTCAAGCGTCATCGGTATTTTTAGAAGCTATCAAGATTAATCCGAATTATGCGCTTTCCTATTACAATCGGGGGCTACTAATTCAGAGTTTTAGGGGCAATGAATTGGCGATCGCCGACTATACGAAAGCTATCAAACTCAGTCCGTTATTTGTGATGGCTTACCTCAACCGTGGTCGGGCTTACTATGACTATGACTCTACGGCATCTGATTACGCAGTAAATACGGTTAATGCCCTCACGGGTGCAGCGATTGACAATACCAAAAACTACCAACAGGCGATCGCTGACTATACTGCTGCTACGAACATCGACCCAACTAACGCCCTTGCCTATTTCCAACGGGGCATCGTCCATTACCGCATGAAAAACTACGATCAAGCGATCGCCGACTTCACCCAAGCGATTACCCTTGATAATAATTACCTTGATGCCTACACCAACCTTGGTATTGTTTACGCTGAAGGAAAGAAAGATTATGGACGAGCAATTTTCTACTTCGGGCGCACCAAGGAAAAGAATCCCCAATATGCCCCTAGTTACTATAATCTAGCCGTTGGTTATGCTGCTCTTACCCCTAAGGATTCTGGTCTTATTGATGCTTATTATAAGAAAGCGATCGCCCTTGACCGCCAATATGAGAGTGATTACCACAAAGACCTGAGCCAGCAACATTATGCTTTTCAGGATGATTATGAACTTATCCCTGCTCTAGCAGAAATTATCGTTCCTTCTGATCCCCTTACTTCTCGGAAGAAAACTTGA
- a CDS encoding c-type cytochrome biogenesis protein, which produces MFTIKQKKLLLSSALERVWSVQNCWSFDWLLILIAILSTGIGNLLLPEITWGLTQSQGLETSWGKERKAHLKGSVAQRSNDAEAYYQQGNTYLKQQDYDRAIAEYTRAIALDPTHIYAYDKLAESYRKLSDQYFYSKQPDKSRATYDKVIEVNGKEFRQGSVTCGQNEGDQREVAILTKEFAAIFCNSNVYHNWDDVTGEMVFAGEYYYVSQSRQNGEIKKISNATRSINEAKRIITFQVTEGQNTYRIETNEGLNTNFIFRNERRYLYEEPCWRTFSILQNGKQIYHQMLDGCPN; this is translated from the coding sequence ATGTTTACAATTAAACAAAAAAAATTACTCCTTTCGAGTGCTTTAGAACGAGTCTGGTCAGTACAAAATTGCTGGAGTTTTGATTGGTTGCTTATTCTAATAGCTATACTTTCGACAGGTATTGGCAATTTGTTATTGCCAGAAATTACTTGGGGTCTGACGCAGAGCCAAGGTTTAGAAACCTCATGGGGAAAGGAAAGAAAAGCCCATCTAAAAGGATCTGTTGCACAGAGGAGTAATGATGCAGAAGCCTATTACCAGCAAGGCAATACCTATTTAAAGCAGCAAGATTATGATCGGGCGATCGCCGAATATACCCGAGCGATCGCCCTCGATCCCACGCATATTTATGCCTATGACAAGCTGGCTGAGAGCTATCGAAAGCTATCCGATCAGTATTTTTATAGCAAGCAACCTGACAAAAGTCGAGCTACCTATGACAAAGTGATAGAAGTTAATGGCAAAGAATTTCGCCAAGGTTCTGTGACCTGCGGGCAGAATGAAGGAGACCAACGAGAAGTTGCCATTCTCACAAAGGAATTTGCTGCCATTTTCTGTAACAGTAATGTTTATCACAACTGGGATGATGTAACTGGTGAGATGGTTTTTGCGGGGGAATACTACTATGTCAGTCAATCTCGTCAAAATGGGGAAATCAAAAAAATATCTAATGCGACTCGTTCTATCAATGAAGCCAAGAGGATCATAACCTTCCAAGTAACTGAAGGACAGAATACTTATCGAATTGAGACCAATGAAGGTTTGAATACTAACTTCATTTTCAGAAATGAGCGAAGGTATCTCTATGAGGAGCCTTGTTGGCGCACTTTTTCAATCCTTCAGAATGGAAAGCAGATTTATCACCAAATGCTCGATGGTTGTCCGAATTGA
- a CDS encoding TetR/AcrR family transcriptional regulator C-terminal domain-containing protein — MVKSSNSNVIPQIPLSRERILLAAMRLADDGGIESLSMRKLAQNLGVQAMSLYNHVANKDDILDGIVDLVVSEIEVPDLGIDWKTAMHRRANSAHEVLLRHPWVTMPIVSRINVGPAMLRYIDATLGCLCEAGFSYEIADRAWNAIDSHIYGFTLQKLNFPINEAEYVKTAKEYIPNIPADKYPYMNRLTHYLIDGHYDGIADFNFGLELILNGLEKLLNKA; from the coding sequence ATTGTGAAGTCGAGCAACTCAAATGTCATACCCCAAATCCCGTTGAGTCGCGAACGGATCTTACTTGCGGCAATGCGTCTGGCTGACGATGGCGGGATTGAATCACTCTCAATGCGAAAGTTAGCTCAAAATCTGGGTGTTCAGGCGATGTCACTATATAATCATGTAGCAAACAAAGACGACATATTAGATGGTATCGTCGATTTGGTGGTAAGCGAAATCGAAGTACCCGATCTTGGCATTGATTGGAAGACGGCAATGCACCGACGGGCGAATTCAGCACATGAGGTACTGTTGCGTCACCCTTGGGTGACGATGCCGATCGTCTCGCGCATTAATGTGGGCCCAGCAATGTTGCGCTATATAGATGCGACATTGGGCTGTCTATGCGAAGCGGGCTTTTCATACGAGATAGCCGATCGAGCTTGGAATGCGATCGATAGTCACATCTATGGATTTACGCTTCAGAAGTTAAACTTTCCGATCAATGAGGCAGAATATGTTAAAACAGCCAAGGAATATATTCCGAATATCCCTGCTGACAAATACCCCTACATGAATCGACTGACGCACTACCTGATCGACGGACATTATGATGGCATTGCAGACTTTAATTTTGGTCTGGAATTAATTCTCAATGGTCTCGAAAAGCTTCTAAATAAAGCCTAA
- a CDS encoding DUF6883 domain-containing protein: MKLPNGDRAELGDKLERYCLNYEHQKGKHKALLFEKRLGITIANKELLELSLKEAAIEGEAELYKVDQYGTHYDLAFELHTDVGESLILSCWIIKITEDFPRLTNTYPID, encoded by the coding sequence ATGAAACTTCCCAACGGGGACAGAGCTGAACTGGGAGATAAACTCGAACGCTACTGTCTAAACTATGAACATCAGAAAGGTAAACATAAAGCCCTACTTTTTGAAAAACGTCTTGGTATTACCATCGCTAATAAGGAACTTCTAGAACTGTCTCTAAAAGAAGCTGCCATCGAAGGCGAAGCAGAACTTTACAAGGTAGATCAATATGGCACTCACTACGATCTCGCATTTGAACTTCATACTGATGTTGGTGAATCACTAATTCTGAGTTGTTGGATTATCAAAATTACTGAAGACTTTCCACGCCTTACGAATACTTACCCTATTGATTAG
- a CDS encoding DUF4926 domain-containing protein: MNEIQEYDLVALTEDAIATHKVTHKQILLRRGQMGTVLMSFDDKAFLIDFTDKKGNTFAMETIEPVKLLRLINEPELVYS, encoded by the coding sequence ATGAACGAAATCCAAGAATATGACCTTGTTGCTTTAACCGAAGATGCGATTGCTACGCATAAAGTCACTCACAAGCAAATCCTACTGAGACGAGGACAAATGGGAACAGTTTTAATGTCCTTTGATGACAAAGCATTCCTAATCGACTTTACCGATAAAAAAGGCAATACCTTCGCTATGGAAACAATCGAACCTGTCAAGCTATTACGCCTTATCAATGAACCTGAATTAGTCTATTCATGA
- the mfd gene encoding transcription-repair coupling factor has translation MTFTSVLENISRSTIATKIGEKLKTAKSLSLSGLSRLGKGLISTHLCQQQTKPLLIITATVEEATRWALQLQSMSWRVYLYQPLDTFPYESAQIDLETAWTRIEILAELLAKPQSNLAIATTINSLQPHLPSTQVFQKHSIYLNIGDSQSVKLLASALARLGYEEVKEVKESKQWSRKGFSFEVFPVNRNQPVRLSCNRGTVEKIREFDPTNPKSFTDLSSIAIAPVDLDELVSAHKATLLHYLPKNFIVAIDEPEQCQSYGDRWYEAADDLYQNQSQANTPKLHWDFAQCMTEAKKFQMLQLSERSLKPKANIFDFATASIPIFPHQFDQIAALIREYLKSEYQVTLISAQPLRVATLLKEYDCIANFVSDSDDLQSIARIQKAGKPVILKYSGLTEMQGFVLPSCNLALLTDRELFGQQLLASPTFVHPSHITSAKSVNPDELNVGDYVVHRKYGIGKFTRFETIEVKGEKQPHYIVEFADGKTAVAISPENEKILSRYRSASNKPPKLHSITNTKVWDNTLSKCQKEIYKLARDLLQLYVRRANLVGYAFPTDTDWQQEMEDSFPYQLTPDQIKAVQDVKQDMESDRPMDRLVCGDVGFGKTEVAVRAIFKAICAGKQVALLAPTTILAQQHFHTLQTRFAAYPFTVEIVNRFRPAKERKQVLEKVADGNVQVIVGTHQLLSKDVEFYDLGLLVIDEEQRFGTLQKEKIKAMKGNVDLLTLSATPIPRTLYAALSGVREMSVIATPPPSRRSIQTHLSAYDASLVKTAIRHELDRGGQVFYVVPRIEGIEAIAVSLQVMLPNVRLAIAHGQMQESELEAAMVAFNNNEADILLCTTIIESGLDIPRVNTIVIEDAHKLGLAQLYQLRGRVGRAGIQAHAYLLYPPNLELTDSAKRRLDAIQEFSQLGSGYQLAMRDMEIRGLGDLLGEEQSGQADVIGFALYMDLLQEYINELRGKILPEVADTELQLPRLVAFIPDTYMADNETKINAYLTLAKVKSKEEILKLAAVWEGLYGALPEETQVLLRVMELKLVARQVGVFRIYASENGRDLFLDSKLTDSLWELLHAKIPIEFYYRFSFEKGRIKITSLALLPGDKQVHFLIEWLGFFLK, from the coding sequence ATGACCTTCACATCAGTCCTAGAGAACATATCTAGATCAACCATCGCCACAAAAATAGGCGAGAAACTCAAAACAGCCAAAAGCCTATCCCTATCAGGACTATCACGCTTAGGCAAAGGACTGATTAGCACTCACCTATGCCAACAACAAACTAAACCATTACTCATCATCACCGCCACAGTTGAAGAAGCCACCCGATGGGCTTTACAACTCCAGTCAATGTCATGGCGCGTCTATCTATATCAACCCCTTGATACATTTCCCTACGAATCCGCCCAAATCGATTTAGAAACTGCTTGGACAAGGATTGAGATACTAGCGGAACTACTTGCCAAACCACAGTCTAATTTAGCGATCGCTACCACCATTAACTCGCTACAGCCCCATCTACCATCCACTCAAGTCTTCCAAAAACATAGCATCTATCTCAATATCGGCGATTCGCAATCGGTTAAATTACTAGCTTCTGCTCTGGCAAGATTGGGATATGAAGAAGTCAAAGAAGTAAAGGAATCAAAACAATGGAGCCGCAAAGGATTTAGTTTTGAAGTATTTCCAGTGAATCGAAATCAACCCGTGCGCCTAAGCTGTAATCGCGGCACTGTCGAGAAAATCAGAGAGTTTGACCCCACCAATCCTAAAAGCTTCACTGATCTATCCAGCATCGCGATCGCTCCTGTCGATTTGGATGAGTTGGTTTCTGCTCACAAAGCTACATTACTGCATTACTTACCCAAGAATTTCATTGTTGCCATTGATGAACCCGAACAATGTCAGAGCTATGGCGATCGCTGGTACGAAGCTGCGGATGATCTTTATCAAAATCAATCGCAAGCCAATACACCGAAACTGCATTGGGACTTTGCTCAGTGCATGACTGAGGCGAAGAAGTTTCAAATGCTTCAACTTAGCGAGCGATCGCTTAAACCCAAAGCCAATATTTTTGATTTTGCTACTGCTTCTATTCCGATATTTCCCCATCAGTTTGACCAGATTGCAGCGCTGATTCGTGAATATCTCAAATCGGAATATCAAGTCACGCTGATTTCGGCTCAACCTTTGCGTGTGGCAACTTTACTCAAGGAGTATGACTGCATTGCTAACTTTGTCAGTGATTCTGATGATTTACAGTCTATTGCGCGGATTCAGAAAGCTGGTAAACCCGTCATTTTGAAATATTCGGGACTGACGGAGATGCAAGGTTTTGTTTTGCCTAGTTGTAATCTAGCTCTCTTGACCGATCGCGAATTATTCGGACAGCAATTACTAGCCTCGCCAACCTTTGTCCATCCCTCACACATAACTTCTGCTAAGTCAGTTAATCCTGACGAGCTAAATGTGGGTGATTATGTCGTGCATCGTAAGTATGGGATTGGTAAATTTACACGCTTTGAAACCATTGAAGTGAAGGGAGAAAAGCAACCGCATTACATCGTTGAGTTTGCTGATGGTAAAACTGCGGTGGCGATCTCGCCAGAAAATGAGAAGATTCTCTCCCGCTATCGTAGTGCTTCTAACAAGCCTCCTAAGTTACATAGCATCACCAACACAAAGGTGTGGGATAACACTCTCAGCAAATGCCAAAAGGAGATTTACAAGTTAGCGAGGGATTTACTACAACTCTATGTCCGCCGCGCTAATTTAGTCGGCTATGCTTTTCCAACCGATACCGATTGGCAACAGGAGATGGAGGATTCTTTTCCCTATCAACTGACACCAGATCAGATCAAAGCTGTGCAAGATGTGAAGCAAGACATGGAAAGCGATCGCCCGATGGATCGGTTGGTGTGCGGTGATGTCGGCTTTGGTAAAACGGAGGTGGCGGTGAGAGCAATTTTTAAGGCGATTTGTGCGGGTAAACAAGTGGCTCTGTTAGCTCCCACAACGATTCTGGCGCAGCAGCATTTTCATACGCTCCAAACTCGGTTTGCGGCTTATCCTTTTACTGTAGAGATCGTGAATCGGTTTCGCCCTGCGAAGGAGCGCAAGCAGGTGTTAGAAAAGGTTGCAGATGGTAATGTACAGGTCATTGTCGGTACGCATCAACTGTTGTCTAAGGATGTTGAGTTTTACGATTTGGGCTTACTGGTGATTGATGAAGAGCAACGTTTTGGGACTTTGCAGAAGGAGAAGATCAAGGCGATGAAGGGGAACGTGGATTTATTGACTCTGAGTGCAACACCGATTCCGCGTACTCTCTATGCGGCGCTTTCGGGAGTACGCGAAATGAGTGTGATTGCCACTCCTCCTCCCTCAAGGCGATCGATTCAAACCCATTTGTCTGCTTACGATGCGTCACTTGTGAAAACCGCGATTCGTCATGAGTTAGATCGTGGTGGTCAGGTGTTTTATGTTGTGCCGCGCATTGAGGGGATTGAGGCGATCGCTGTTTCTTTGCAGGTGATGTTACCGAATGTGAGATTGGCGATCGCGCATGGGCAGATGCAGGAGTCAGAGTTAGAGGCGGCGATGGTTGCTTTTAATAACAATGAGGCAGATATTCTCCTCTGTACGACGATTATTGAGTCAGGGTTGGATATCCCGCGTGTGAATACGATTGTGATTGAGGATGCTCATAAGTTGGGTTTAGCGCAACTGTATCAATTGCGTGGTCGCGTTGGTCGGGCGGGAATTCAGGCTCATGCTTATTTGCTGTATCCGCCTAATCTTGAGTTGACAGATTCAGCGAAGAGAAGATTGGATGCGATTCAGGAGTTTAGTCAGCTTGGTTCGGGCTATCAACTGGCGATGCGCGATATGGAGATTCGCGGGTTGGGGGATCTCTTGGGTGAAGAGCAGTCGGGGCAGGCGGATGTGATTGGCTTTGCGCTCTATATGGATTTACTTCAGGAATATATTAATGAGTTACGGGGAAAGATTTTGCCTGAAGTTGCCGATACTGAGCTTCAGTTGCCGCGTTTGGTGGCTTTTATTCCTGATACCTATATGGCGGACAATGAGACGAAGATTAATGCTTATTTGACTTTGGCGAAGGTGAAGTCGAAGGAGGAGATTCTCAAGTTGGCTGCGGTTTGGGAGGGGCTGTATGGGGCTTTGCCTGAAGAAACGCAGGTATTGCTCAGAGTGATGGAACTGAAGCTGGTGGCGCGTCAGGTTGGGGTGTTTCGCATTTATGCATCAGAGAATGGGCGCGATCTGTTTCTGGACTCGAAGCTTACGGATTCACTTTGGGAGTTACTTCATGCCAAGATCCCGATTGAGTTCTATTATCGCTTCTCTTTCGAGAAGGGGAGAATTAAGATTACGAGTTTGGCGCTCCTGCCTGGGGATAAGCAGGTGCATTTCTTGATTGAGTGGTTGGGCTTTTTTTTGAAGTGA